A single Eleginops maclovinus isolate JMC-PN-2008 ecotype Puerto Natales chromosome 5, JC_Emac_rtc_rv5, whole genome shotgun sequence DNA region contains:
- the myh11a gene encoding myosin-11a isoform X2, whose protein sequence is MSKKAPSDDEKFLFVDKDFLNSPMAQADWSAKKLVWIPSERHGFEAASIKEEHGDEVLVELADSAKKVTVNKDDIQKMNPPKFSKVEDMAELTCLNEASVLHNIRERYFSGLIYTYSGLFCVVVNPYKMLPIYSEKIIDMYKGKKRHEVPPHIYAIADNAYRNMMQDREDQSILCTGESGAGKTENTKKVIQYLALVASSHKGKKDSSAGELEKQLLQANPILEAFGNAKTIKNDNSSRFGKFIRINFDVTGYIVGANIETYLLEKSRCIRQAKTERAFHIFYYMIAGVQGKQREELLLEPFGSYRFLSAGHVQLPGQQDDEMYEETMEAMQIMGLTDEERLDILKVCSTVMQLGNIEFKKERNQEQATMPDNTAAQKVCHLQGINVTDFTRAILTPRIKVGREVVQKAQTKEQADFAIEALAKAVFERLFRWILGRVNKALDKTKRQGASFLGILDIAGFEIFEDNSFEQLCINYTNEKLQQLFNHTMFILEQEEYQREGIEWNFIDFGLDLQPCIELIERPNNPPGVLALLDEECWFPKATDVSFVEKLSNTQGNHIKFAKPKQLKSKTEFSLFHYAGRVDYNASAWLTKNMDPLNDNVTSLLNNSSSQFVQDLWKDADRVVGLDTIAKMSDSSMQSGSKTKKGMFRTVGQLYKESLAKLMTTLHNTQPNFVRCIIPNHEKKAGKLDAFLVLEQLRCNGVLEGIRICRQGFPNRIVFQEFRQRYEILAANAIPKGFMDGKQACCLMIKHLDLDPNLYRIGQSKIFFRTGVLAQLEEERDLKITVVIIAFQAQARGFLARKAFAKRQQQLTAMKVIQRNCAAYLKLRNWQWWRLFTKVKPLLQVTRQEEEMGLKDEELTRAKEVAVKFESELKEISLKHTSVLEERNALQEQLQAETELYAEAEEMRVRLAAKKQELEEILHEMEARLDEEEERAQTLLVDKKKMQQQMQELEEHLEEEEDARQKLQLEKVTCEGKVKKLEDDILVMEDHNNKLLKERKLMEERIADFSSNLAEEEEKSKNLTKLKNKHESMISELEVRLKKEEKGRQELDKAKRKLEAESNDMQEQIADLQAQIADLKAQLAKKEEELQNALARLEDETAQKNNALKKIRELEGHISDLQEDLDSERAARNKAEKIKRDLGEELEALKSELEDTLDTTATQQELRAKREQEVNLLKRAIDDENRTHEAQVQEMRQKHTQAVEELTEQLEQSKRVKSNLEKAKQALEKETSELTMEVRSLNQAKQDGEHKRKKLEGQVTDLQTRFTDSEKQKAELGERCSKITVELESVTNILNEAEGKNIKLSKDVSSLTAQLQDSQELLAEETRQKLQFSTKLRQAEDDKNSLQEQLEEETEAKRNVERHVSTLNLQLSDSKKKLDEMTGNVELLEENKKRLQRDLEAANTQFEEKASAYDKLEKTKNRLQQELEDTLMDLDNQRQNVSNLEKKQKKFDQMLAEEKSISSKYADERDRAEAEAREKETKALSLARALEEAQGSREELERANKSLKMEMEDLISSKDDVGKSVHELEKSKRGLEAQVEEMKTQLEELEDELQAAEDAKLRLEVNMQALKAQFDRDLQGRDEMGEEKKRQLVKQVRELETELEDERKQRTLATAAKKKLETDMKDLEGQVETASKGRDEAIKQLRKLQAQMKDYQRELDDAHAAREEVLTTAKESEKKAKGLEAELMQMQEDLAAAERAKKQAEAERDELSDELSSNSSGKSALADEKRRLEAKISQLEEELEEEQSNMEIINDRLRKSTQQVDQLNNELQTERSTSQKNESARQQMERQNKELKAKLQEMENQVKSKFKSSISALEAKVAQLEEQLEQENREKQASAKGLRQKDKKLKELLMSVEDERKQAEQYKDQAEKSNTRMKQLKRQLEESEEESQRATAARRKLQRELDEATETSDAMSREVNSLKSKLRRGTEPSFGSTSRRMGGGRRVVEDASEEEADSQGDFNGTKSAE, encoded by the exons ATGTCCAAGAAGGCCCCGTCCGATGACGAGAAGTTCCTCTTTGTGGACAAAGACTTCCTGAACAGCCCCATGGCTCAGGCTGACTGGTCCGCGAAGAAGCTGGTGTGGATCCCGTCCGAGAGGCATGGCTTCGAGGCGGCCAGTATCAAGGAGGAGCACGGCGACGAGGTGCTGGTGGAGCTGGCTGACAGTGCCAAGAAGGTGACGGTCAACAAGGACGACATCCAGAAGATGAACCCGCCCAAGTTCAGCAAGGTGGAGGACATGGCCGAGCTCACCTGCCTGAACGAAGCCTCCGTGTTGCACAACATCCGCGAGAGGTACTTCTCTGGACTTATTTAT ACGTACTCCGGCCTGTTCTGCGTGGTGGTGAATCCCTATAAAATGCTGCCCATTTACTCAGAGAAGATCATCGACATGTACAAAGGGAAGAAACGACATGAAGTACCCCCTCATATCTACGCCATCGCTGATAATGCCTACAGGAACATGATGCAAG ATCGAGAGGACCAGTCCATTCTCTGCAC TGGAGAGTCCGGTGCTGGAAAGACGGAGAACACCAAGAAGGTCATCCAGTATCTGGCTCTTGTGGCCTCCTCACATAAAGGCAAGAAGGACAGCAGCGCT GGGGAGCTGGAGAAGCAGCTCCTGCAGGCCAATCCCATCCTGGAGGCCTTCGGAAATGCCAAGACCATCAAAAATGACAACTCCTCCCGATTT GGTAAATTCATCCGTATCAACTTTGATGTGACTGGCTACATCGTTGGAGCCAACATTGAGACTT ACCTGCTGGAGAAATCTCGCTGTATCAGACaagcaaagacagaaagagctTTTCACATCTTCTACTACATGATCGCTGGTGTCCAGGGGAAACAGCGTG AGGAGCTTCTCCTGGAGCCCTTTGGTAGCTACCGCTTCCTGAGCGCCGGTCACGTTCAGCTCCCCGGCCAGCAGGACGATGAGATGTATGAGGAGACCATGGAGGCCATGCAGATCATGGGCCTCACCGATGAAGAAAGACTTG ATATCCTGAAGGTGTGCTCCACCGTCATGCAGCTGGGAAACATCGAGTTCAAGAAAGAGAGGAACCAGGAGCAGGCCACCATGCCAGACAACACCG CGGCCCAGAAGGTGTGTCATCTGCAGGGCATCAATGTGACAGACTTCACCCGGGCCATCCTCACCCCTCGCATCAAAGTGGGCAGAGAGGTGGTGCAGAAGGCCCAGACCAAAGAGCAG gcCGACTTTGCTATTGAAGCTCTGGCCAAAGCCGTGTTTGAGCGGCTCTTCCGTTGGATCCTTGGCCGAGTCAACAAGGCGCTGGACAAAACCAAACGCCAGGGGGCCTCCTTCCTGGGAATCCTCGACATCGCCGGCTTTGAGATCTTTGAG gaCAACTCATTTGAGCAGCTGTGCATCAACTACACCAAcgagaagctgcagcagctcttcaaccaCACCATGTTCAtcctggagcaggaggagtaccAGAGGGAGGGCATCGAGTGGAACTTCATTGACTTTGGACTCGACCTGCAGCCCTGCATTGAGCTCATCGAGAGGCCG AACAACCCTCCAGGCGTCCTGGCCCTACTGGACGAAGAGTGCTGGTTCCCCAAAGCCACAGATGTCTCCTTTGTGGAGAAACTCTCAAACACACAAGGGAACCATATTAAATTTGCCAAACCTAAACAGCTCAAGAGCAAGACAGAGTTTTCCCTGTTCCATTATGCTGGGAGG GTGGACTATAACGCCTCCGCCTGGCTGACAAAGAATATGGACCCTCTGAACGACAACGTCACATCGCTGCTCAACAACTCCTCCAGCCAGTTTGTGCAAGACCTGTGGAAAGATG CGGACAGAGTGGTGGGTCTCGACACGATAGCCAAGATGTCAGACAGCTCCATGCAGAGCGGCTCAAAGACCAAGAAGGGAATGTTCCGCACGGTGGGACAGCTCTACAAGGAGTCTCTGGCCAAACTCATGACCACACTGCACAACACCCAGCCCAACTTCGTCAGGTGCATCATCCCCAACCACGAGAAGAAG GCCGGCAAACTGGATGCGTTCCTGGTCCTGGAGCAGCTGCGGTGTAACGGCGTGCTGGAGGGGATCAGGATCTGCAGACAAGGATTCCCCAACAGAATTGTATTCCAGGAGTTCCGCCAGCG TTATGAGATCCTGGCTGCAAACGCTATCCCCAAAGGTTTCATGGATGGCAAACAGGCCTGCTGCCTCATG ATCAAGCACCTGGACTTGGACCCCAACCTGTACAGGATCGGACAGAGCAAAATTTTCTTCCGCACAGGAGTGCTGgcccagctggaggaggagcgaGATCTGAAGATCACCGTGGTCATCATCGCTTTCCAGGCGCAGGCTAGAGGTTTCCTCGCCAGAAA GGCGTTTGCCAAGAGGCAACAGCAGCTCACAGCCATGAAGGTGATCCAGAGGAACTGCGCTGCCTACCTCAAACTCAGGAACTGGCAGTGGTGGAGGCTCTTCACAAAG GTCAAGCCTCTGCTGCAAGTGACCcgacaggaggaggagatgggtCTGAAGGACGAAGAGCTGACGAGAGCCAAAGAAGTCGCTGTAAAGTTTGAATCGGAGCTGAAGGAGATTTCCCTGAAACACACATCG GTTTTAGAGGAGAGGAACGCACTGCAGGAGCAGCTCCAGGCAGAGACAGAGCTGTACGCAGAGGCTGAGGAGATGAGGGTTCGTCTGGCAGCTAAGAAGCAGGAGTTGGAGGAGATCCTTCACGAGATGGAAGCGAGACTGGACGAAGAGGAAGAACGTGCTCAGACTCTGTTAGTGGATAAGAAGAAAATGCAGCAGCAGATGCAG GAATTGGAAGAGCacttggaggaggaggaagatgccCGTCAGAAGCTGCAGCTGGAGAAGGTGACCTGTGAGGGGAAGGTCAAAAAGCTGGAAGACGACATCTTGGTGATGGAAGACCACAACAACAAACTGCTGAAG GAAAGGAAGCTGATGGAGGAGAGGATCGCAGACTTTAGTTCCAACctggcagaggaagaggagaagtcGAAGAACCTAACCAAGCTTAAAAATAAACACGAGTCCATGATCTCTGAACTAGAGG TCCGTTtgaaaaaggaggagaagggTCGGCAGGAGCTGGATAAGGCTAAGCGTAAGTTGGAAGCAGAGTCTAATGACATGCAAGAGCAGATAGCCGACCTGCAGGCTCAGATCGCTGACCTCAAAGCCCAGCTCgcaaagaaggaggaggagttaCAGAACGCCTTGGCCAG GTTAGAAGATGAGACGGCTCAGAAGAACAATGCTCTGAAGAAGATCAGAGAGCTGGAGGGACACATCTCCGACCTGCAGGAGGATCTGGACTCTGAGCGGGCAGCGAGGAACAAAGCAGAGAAGATCAAACGGGACCTCGGGGAGGAGCTGGAGGCCCTCAAGTCCGAGCTCGAGGACACCTTGGACACCACTGCCACCCAGCAGGAACTGAG gGCCAAACGTGAGCAGGAAGTAAACCTGCTGAAGAGAGCCATCGACGACGAGAACCGGACCCACGAGGCCCAAGTTCAGGAGATGAGACAGAAGCACACGCAGGCCGTGGAGGAGCTCACAGAGCAGCTGGAGCAGTCCAAACGA GTGAAGTCAAACCTGGAGAAGGCTAAACAAGCTCTGGAGAAAGAGACATCAGAATTAACCATGGAGGTGCGCTCACTCAACCAGGCCAAACAAGACGGCGAGCACAAGAGGAAGAAGCTGGAGGGTCAGGTGACCGATCTGCAGACACGCTTCACCGACAGTGAGAAGCAGAAGGCAGAGCTGGGAGAGCGCTGCTCCAAGATCACT GTTGAGCTGGAGAGTGTGACAAACATACTGAACGAAGCAGAGGGAAAGAACATCAAACTGAGCAAAGATGTTTCCAGCCTTACCGCACAACTCCAGGACTCCCAG GAACTACTGGCTGAGGAGACGCGTCAGAAGCTGCAGTTCTCTACAAAGCTGCGGCAAGCGGAAGACGACAAGAACAGTTtgcaggagcagctggaggaggagactgaGGCCAAGAGGAACGTGGAGAGACACGTGTCCACCCTCAACCTCCAG TTGTCAGATTCAAAGAAGAAGCTCGACGAAATGACGGGAAACGTCGAGCTGCtggaagaaaataagaaacGTCTGCAGAGAGATTTGGAGGCAGCGAACACCCAGTTTGAGGAGAAGGCCTCCGCATATGACAAGCTGGAGAAAACCAAGAACCGTctgcagcaggagctggaggacacACTGATGGACCTGGACAACCAGAGGCAGAATGTGTCCAACCtggagaagaagcagaagaagttTGACCAG ATGCTGGCAGAGGAGAAGAGCATCTCCAGTAAATATGCAGATGAGAGAGACCGTGCTGAGGCCGAGGCCAGAGAGAAGGAGACAAAGGCTTTGTCCCTCGCCAGAGCTCTGGAAGAGGCCCAGGGTTccagagaggagctggagagagcCAACAAATCCCtgaagatggagatggaggacCTGATCAGCTCCAAGGACGATGTGGGAAAAAGT GTCCACGAGCTGGAGAAGTCCAAGCGAGGCCTGGAGGCGCAGGTGGAGGAGATGAAGAcccagctggaggagctggaggacgaGCTGCAGGCGGCTGAGGATGCCAAGCTGCGTCTGGAGGTCAACATGCAGGCCCTGAAGGCCCAGTTCGACAGAGACCTGCAGGGACGAGATGAGatgggagaggagaagaagaggcagCTCGTCAAGCAG GTCCGTGAGCTGGAGACAGAGTTGGAGGACGAGCGTAAACAGAGAACCCTGGCCACCGCAGCCAAGAAGAAGTTAGAGACGGACATGAAAGATCTGGAGGGACAGGTCGAGACGGCCAGTAAGGGACGGGACGAGGCCATCAAGCAGCTCCGCAAGCTCCAG GCCCAGATGAAGGACTACCAGAGGGAGTTGGACGACGCCCACGCTGCCAGAGAGGAGGTGCTGACCACCGCCAAGGAGAGTGAGAAGAAGGCCAAGGGTCTGGAGGCCGAGCTCATGCAGATGCAGGAG GATCTGGCCGCAGCTGAGCGGGCAAAGAAGCAGGCGGAGGCCGAGAGAGACGAGCTGTCTGACGAGCTGTCCAGCAACTCCTCTGGGAA GTCAGCCTTGGCAGATGAGAAACGCCGTCTGGAGGCTAAGATCtcccagctggaggaggagctggaggaggagcagagcaaCATGGAGATCATCAACGACAGACTGAGGAAGAGCACGCAGCAG GTGGATCAGCTGAACAACGAGCTGCAGACAGAGCGCAGCACCTCCCAGAAGAACGAGAGTGCCCGGCAGCAGATGGAGCGCCAGAACAAGGAGCTGAAGGCCAAGCTGCAGGAGATGGAGAACCAGGTCAAGTCCAAGTTCAAGTCCTCCATCTCTGCCTTGGAGGCCAAAGTGGCACAGttggaggagcagctggagcaggagaacag GGAGAAGCAGGCGTCTGCGAAGGGTCTGCGCCAGAAGGACAAGAAGCTGAAGGAGCTGTTGATGTCGGTGGAAGACGAGAGAAAGCAGGCGGAGCAGTACAAAGACCAG GCGGAGAAATCGAATACCCGCATGAAGCAGCTGAAGCGGCAGCTGGAAGAGTCGGAGGAGGAGTCTCAGCGCGCCACAGCTGCCCGCAGGAAGCTGCAGCGCGAGCTGGATGAAGCCACCGAGACCAGTGACGCCATGAGCCGGGAGGTCAACTCTCTGAAAAGCAAACTGAG GCGTGGAACTGAGCCCTCCTTTGGCAGCACATCCCGGCGTATGGGCGGAGGCCGAAGGGTGGTGGAAGACGCTTCCGAGGAGGAGGCCGACTCCCAAGGCGACTTCAATGGAACCAAGTCTGCAGAGTGA